The window ACCTAAAGATTTGCTTATTTCAAAGGGTTTATAACAATATAAGAACTCATCCACAGTAAGAGGACGGTTCCCATCAAAAACCTCTCTCCATAGCACTTGCATGGACACAATGATCCTCCATGCATCGAGGTTGAGTTGGTTTAGTCCTATACCTAACCTATGGAGAAGCTCCCTAGCAAAAGCATTCAGAGGCAACCTAAGACCCCCTAACAAGTAAGCCTTATATATGACAACCCCTGAATTCGAGGTACAACACCATTCACCAGGAGTGGCAAGATGAGGATTAACCTCGTCCGAGATTTGGTATTTATCCCTAAGTGCATAAAGCCTTTTCTCATCTATTTTTGAAGGAATGTCCATGGTGCAGCAATACAAAATGTCCTCCTCCTCACTAGAGGAAGGGAAGGATGGTTGGGCACTGGTGGACAGACCAACGAATGACCTAGATGCTGCCCTCTGCCTCAACTCCTCCTGAAGAACCTTTAAGGGAACTCCAAGGACTCCAGACGAGTACTGCTCATCCATAGAGTCACTACCACTACTATTACTCTCGCTACTGCTATCACTACTATTGCTCTCATCCTGGTACttgtctatctctctctcatccctATCACTAGACAAAGACACTACTATCTCAGCCATTTTGTAAAGAATTCTAAAGAAAACCTACAAACGAAGAAAAGAGGATACCTGGTTCTAAATGAAGAGGACTAAGGATGGAAGAAAACTTCTAGACGAGGAGCGAAGGACGATTGATGTCagagaagaaaatatgagaaatgtGAGAGGGTAGGAAAGGTATTCCCCTATTTATAGGCAACACGGTGGGACACTAAAATGACGCAAGCAAACCAGAATATGCCACGTGGCAATTTTTTGAAGAACGAAACAACGCAACCTGTGGACTGTTAGGATTACGCCACGTGTCAACATCCAAGACGTCTGATCCCAAATCACCCTgacatgccacttggaaaatcctttcaaccaataaaaaaatcgCCACGTGTCAAGGTAACAGTGATATGGATGACATAAGGACAAGGGGGAACTGATGGGGGTTCAAATTAAGTTTAGTTCATCCACGGTAGTCGTCCATGACCAGATCGCGTCCAGAACGTTTTATAAGGAAGGAAGCCCAACAGAAGCACCACAAACATGAACCAGGTCCATCCATGAATATCATGATCGTCCAAATCAGGATGGTCGTCCATGGCACAAGGGCATGGACGATGAAACAACACTTAGCCAATTTCAAAGGAGCTTTCTACAGGTTCTATGCAATCAGACCACGATCTGCCATTCTAGAATGTGGGGAGGATTCCTCGAAATCCGctccattttctccattaaCTCCACACATCCCCTATGATGATAATGGATCCGAACAAGTTTCctaactctctataaaaggatCAAGTCTTATTGAACCAAGGTAAGTTCTACTACTCACTAATTCACCATCCTTATGTTCTAAAGAGAAAACTGACTTAACCATCGTATTGTCCTTGACTAGTTCACACCGGTCACTCTTGACagtctcttttttctcttcagGTCATCAAGCCACTGCTGTAGCCCGGAGCATCCAATCTACTGATTCTTGTGCATCATCAATACTAATAgccaaaatttagagaaaatccaattagattttaattggattctcaattttgcgccacgtgtcccatttaatttttaattttatgccaAGTGAATTtttgaatgtaaaaattgaagagtccaaatacaattagattctaaattagatttgAATTGTAGTCCAATTTTCCACCATGtgtccatctaagtttttaatttttgtgataagtgaattattaggtgcaaaaatcgaaagtctaaaaccaattaaattctaaatcatatatatatatatatatataatgagaaaccattacatattttagaaatgtataattttataaaagtaTAAGTTAAttccatgtataatttgaacctcttctaaaaaaatataatttgaactatataattaatgtaattatttttaattgtatctgAGCATGTGCACAGGGCTACATACTAATGAAAATAATATGATAAAAGCTCACCTCTAAATCTCCATCCTTCTTAACCTTTTTCCCTTGAACTCCAAGTTTATCTGTCCAAATATAGCATCGTAAGTAATTTCAGATTTATTTGGGAAGATAAGCAATGTTTCTGATGTACCTTGATTAACTGCAATAACTTCCTTGTTGCTTAGTAATTCAAATGTCATATTGTCCATTGATCGAATATCGCATCCAATCAATAAAGGAGCCTATAAACATGAACAAAACACTGGTTTGATCAACTGCATATTTTAAAAACTGACATTCTAATTTAAAATGTGGTATATGaatgatttcaaaaaaaatttagtaatatttGCCAGACTACCTTAGCTAACGCCCATATACTGAAATGTGCACGGTACTCCTCTGTTGTCATTCCTCCATTTCCAACTTCAAGCATATCAGGATCTGAAACCAATTAGTTAGTTGGAAAACTGACTTaccatttattattcaaaaactGACACTATCATAAGTTACTTTTACATTTTGAAGCCAAGGGGCTACGTGGTACGACCTCGATCACTTGAAAATGGAGGGCTTACACAACTCATAATTTCTTATTTATCATAAGAGAAACAAACAATCCTCTGAATTATTTCTTATTACTCGAATAATAGAGGATTCATGTCAAAATTTTGGGTAATGCATATGGAAATGATAGAGAACAAAATCAATGACTGTAATTATGATAACGTCTAGAATGACATATGCTTGCGTGCCCTTTTTCCTTCCATAGCtgacaacacacacacacatataaaagtaatattacactattcaatattttttattggattcaAATTTTGACTAATCCACTGTTGGATTACATaatcttcaaatattttttatacttacaaaattttaagacaatcaaagatcaataactatgtcatcaatcaaatatataaagttcaagtttttattgtttaaaattatacataaaaaatgggtttatagattaaatagtaaataaataaagtttagtACCATTCCATCCTCCTGGTCCAGCATAAGATGCCCATTTGTCGTTTTGATCTGCACGAGATATCATGCTAAAAAACACATGTAAAAATACTTCTCTTAGATTGAATCATGAGAATATATAACAAGGaacttatttcattattttcaaattttgtggcaaaattaaaaattgaagctGAAATTGTACCATAGCTACAAGCATATTTGGATGAgtttattttagcttatttaaCTTACATTTCAATTTTAATAGTTTCACTTTTTTTGGGAAGCACATACAGTACCATgtttatttagtatttaccaTATCTTATGATAGCATTGGAAATACTAGAACTTGAGTTGATGCTATGTTTACCATTTGAAATGTTCTTATATTGTAGAATGAATACACTCaattaaaattgaaatagagGAAAACCTATTTTGTGTAaatgttttatattaaaaaataaaacactagtAACAAATCTATTGAATCAAAGTTATATCTTAAACTATGATATTGACTAACATTTGGCTTGCAAAAATTATATGAAGTGGCACTTTCTTATCTTACCTCTCCCAGCTATCCTGAATATCTCCTGTCGTTCTCCAACTATTTCCGATCCTTGCAGCCCAAGTCGCAGGGTCTTCTTGTCCCCTGAAGTTGGcaacaaatttaataaatacaaaaataaaaaagtgtcaCCGTCGACTACACATTAATATTCACTGCAATATatattcaacccaaaaaaaaaaaaaaagttttctaccAATTACAAAACCATGATCTGTTGTATGTTCTGCAAAACAATGTTATGGAAATCATGTAATGTtatataaatagcaaaaattgCTTGATGTAATGTAAACATCACTATGTAACTCACCATTCACATAGAGAGAAGAAGATGGGTCTTCCAGAATTCAATAAAGCTTTGCTCATTTTTGGGTACCTATTACACATTATAAGCAAGTATGATTAAAGCTATAAAGATTATGCAAAGGAAGAATGGGACTTTCCTAAAACTGTAATGCTTTACAAATGTTTAGTCCATACTAATACTATAATGTTATTCTTGCAAAAGAATTTAGTTTTATAGATTGTTGGATTCCTAACCATGGGCCCCTAGTTCTTGTTCAAATCATATAAATTCGAATTTCATAATATGAAAGTctacaaaatattcaaaataacaaCAGAAGCTTGTGTATTTTGAAGCAATACCTTTCCTTTGGGCTTGTGCCATCATTATAACAGTTATCATACTTCAAGTAGTCAACCCTCTGTGTATAGGATAAATTCTGAATTAGcctaatgaaattgtttgtagaagttaattttttttaataaataatttgatagttggaaaATGGAGATTTAAACACTAACGTCTCCGTTGGAAACACCAAAAAGTCGCAATTAGAAGACccaaagctaaaagctaaatgtTAATAACTAGGGCAATACTTAAGAATCAGTACTTTTAAAAAGGAATTAATCTTACCCAGGAAGCAAAAGTATTTGCATCTTGTTCCTCATAACCTAGTGATCCGGGCATTTGTCTACTGCATGTCTCATTTCTAcacatgtatgtatatatattgataaacaCTGGCTGATAATATATAGATTGTGGAGATGAACGAAATTTTTGGTACTTAAAATTATTATACAGTACTAcattgttaataaaataaaaaattgattcacgAAATCATTACCCAGCATCAGAATAGATCCCAAGTTTCAACCCTTTACTATGGACATAATCTGCTAATGCCTTTATTCCAGAGGGAAACGTTGAAGCCTTAGGTACCAAATTTCCCTGCCagaattaatattttgttaaaaaagatTGACAGAACTTATGAAATGTTATTTAACTACTTAGAACTAATAAATTATTGAAGCTTAAAATTTTTACTCTCGAAGTTTTTTGTACTTTGATAGAAGTACAATTAATTATACCAATAAAATAGAATGTGACCCTTTAAGgacaaataaactaataatttaaaggaaaaagggtaaCGGTGAAGCAcatataccttagagtctctatTGAGTTGAGCCCAGCAATCAtctaaaaaatgtttaaaacacaaaccccccacccccccaaaaaaaaaaaaaaaaaatagagggaaGAAACGATTAGCTAATTCTGAAAcgataattttaatttaattataataacTACTCAACGCAGCTGCTTATTAATTACCTAGATTTATATACTTATATCCCAGTGCTGCAAGTCCGGTTGACACCATTGCATCCGCTGTAATAATGGAATAAAACATATAATacatgttcaattttttttaattataaaaaaacctattcaaaaaaaaaaaatttccaaaaattttgataGTTATAACGGGATAGGAAATTCGAATCATAAACATCTCTGTTGAGTTGCATTGAGCTACAACTCTTGTGAATACATATTCGAATTTAGTTCCTTTGTAGTTCGTACAAATGTTTATGATAGACAATGTGATTACCTGTTTCCCTGATCAATTCCTCTTGGATGTGGCAGGCAAAGTGATTCCAACTATTCCATCTGATCACAACTCAATATTGTAGTCAAGTTTAAGATCAAACTTACAATTTgattacaaatataaatatgaaCGACAGAAGTTGCATT of the Quercus robur chromosome 10, dhQueRobu3.1, whole genome shotgun sequence genome contains:
- the LOC126701650 gene encoding alpha-galactosidase-like isoform X1, whose amino-acid sequence is MAAYHISLLLRGGWSSSAVAVGFAICILVLSNTSTCGVAAARQMEEIPSPMPRSLLANELAPTPPMGWNSWNHFACHIQEELIRETADAMVSTGLAALGYKYINLDDCWAQLNRDSKGNLVPKASTFPSGIKALADYVHSKGLKLGIYSDAGNETCSRQMPGSLGYEEQDANTFASWRVDYLKYDNCYNDGTSPKERYPKMSKALLNSGRPIFFSLCEWGQEDPATWAARIGNSWRTTGDIQDSWESMISRADQNDKWASYAGPGGWNDPDMLEVGNGGMTTEEYRAHFSIWALAKAPLLIGCDIRSMDNMTFELLSNKEVIAVNQDKLGVQGKKVKKDGDLEVWAGPLSDNKVAIILWNRGLSKATVTAYWSDIGLKPETVVSARDLWAVRFHSTQSSAQGQFSLEKKKKKKSVQGQLSANLESHACKMYVLTPQ
- the LOC126701650 gene encoding alpha-galactosidase-like isoform X2, with the protein product MAAYHISLLLRGGWSSSAVAVGFAICILVLSNTSTCGVAAARQMEEIPSPMPRSLLANELAPTPPMGWNSWNHFACHIQEELIRETADAMVSTGLAALGYKYINLDDCWAQLNRDSKGNLVPKASTFPSGIKALADYVHSKGLKLGIYSDAGNETCSRQMPGSLGYEEQDANTFASWRVDYLKYDNCYNDGTSPKERYPKMSKALLNSGRPIFFSLCEWGQEDPATWAARIGNSWRTTGDIQDSWESMISRADQNDKWASYAGPGGWNDPDMLEVGNGGMTTEEYRAHFSIWALAKAPLLIGCDIRSMDNMTFELLSNKEVIAVNQDKLGVQGKKVKKDGDLEVWAGPLSDNKVAIILWNRGLSKATVTAYWSDIGLKPETVVSARDLWAHSTQSSAQGQFSLEKKKKKKSVQGQLSANLESHACKMYVLTPQ
- the LOC126701650 gene encoding alpha-galactosidase-like isoform X3, which encodes MAAYHISLLLRGGWSSSAVAVGFAICILVLSNTSTCGVAAARQMEEIPSPMPRSLLANELAPTPPMGWNSWNHFACHIQEELIRETADAMVSTGLAALGYKYINLDDCWAQLNRDSKGNLVPKASTFPSGIKALADYVHSKGLKLGIYSDAGNETCSRQMPGSLGYEEQDANTFASWRVDYLKYDNCYNDGTSPKERYPKMSKALLNSGRPIFFSLCEWGQEDPATWAARIGNSWRTTGDIQDSWESMISRADQNDKWASYAGPGGWNDPDMLEVGNGGMTTEEYRAHFSIWALAKAPLLIGCDIRSMDNMTFELLSNKEVIAVNQDKLGVQGKKVKKDGDLEDLLFLSDASPSSNLGAWT
- the LOC126701650 gene encoding alpha-galactosidase-like isoform X4; amino-acid sequence: MAAYHISLLLRGGWSSSAVAVGFAICILVLSNTSTCGVAAARQMEEIPSPMPRSLLANELAPTPPMGWNSWNHFACHIQEELIRETADAMVSTGLAALGYKYINLDDCWAQLNRDSKGNLVPKASTFPSGIKALADYVHSKGLKLGIYSDAGNETCSRQMPGSLGYEEQDANTFASWRVDYLKYDNCYNDGTSPKERYPKMSKALLNSGRPIFFSLCEWGQEDPATWAARIGNSWRTTGDIQDSWESMISRADQNDKWASYAGPGGWNDPDMLEVGNGGMTTEEYRAHFSIWALAKAPLLIGCDIRSMDNMTFELLSNKEVIAVNQDKLGVQGKKVKKDGDLEL